The following are encoded in a window of Acidobacteriota bacterium genomic DNA:
- the hemL gene encoding glutamate-1-semialdehyde 2,1-aminomutase, whose translation MNTNYPNSTALFQRAQQIIPGGVNSPVRAFRGVGGTPLFIESAKGAMITDADGRSYIDYVGSWGPMILGHARDEVIAAIQQAASRGTSYGAPTELEIELAEAVIEAFPSIEKLRLTSSGTEATMSALRVARGFTGRPKIVKFEGCYHGHGDSLLVRAGSGVATLGLPDSPGVLAEVAQNTITVPFNDAAALEQVFNEVGDQIAAVIIEPVVGNMGCVPPAENYLQTVRAITEKHGTVLIFDEVMTGFRVSFGGAQQLYGIKPDMTCLGKIIGGGLPVGAFGGRREIMDVVAPIGPVYQAGTLSGNPLAVTAGLTTLRLLKSLNPYPQLERATAKLVDGMAKAAKEAGVSTVNNRTGSMFTCFFTSEPVTDWPTASQSNRETFAKFFHEMLELGVYLAPSQFEAGFVSIAHTDDLIDQTVNATRKALTKL comes from the coding sequence ATGAATACCAACTATCCCAATTCAACCGCTCTATTCCAACGTGCCCAACAGATCATTCCCGGCGGTGTCAACAGCCCGGTTCGGGCGTTTCGCGGCGTCGGCGGTACTCCGCTTTTTATCGAATCCGCCAAAGGCGCAATGATCACAGATGCCGATGGTCGAAGTTACATTGATTACGTCGGTTCCTGGGGCCCCATGATTTTAGGCCATGCTCGCGACGAAGTGATTGCCGCAATCCAGCAGGCTGCGTCTCGCGGAACCAGTTATGGCGCGCCTACGGAATTGGAAATCGAGCTTGCTGAGGCAGTCATCGAAGCTTTTCCTTCAATTGAAAAGCTGCGCCTGACTTCCAGCGGAACCGAAGCGACAATGTCCGCGCTTCGTGTGGCGCGCGGATTTACGGGGCGTCCGAAAATCGTCAAATTCGAAGGGTGTTACCACGGACACGGTGACAGTTTACTGGTACGCGCAGGTTCGGGCGTGGCGACGCTCGGTTTGCCGGATTCACCTGGCGTGCTCGCCGAAGTCGCCCAAAATACGATTACTGTTCCGTTCAATGACGCGGCAGCGTTGGAACAAGTCTTCAATGAGGTTGGCGACCAAATCGCTGCTGTCATTATCGAACCCGTTGTTGGCAATATGGGTTGCGTCCCTCCGGCGGAAAATTACCTGCAAACCGTCCGCGCGATCACCGAAAAGCACGGCACGGTTTTGATTTTTGACGAAGTGATGACGGGCTTCCGCGTCAGTTTCGGCGGAGCGCAGCAGCTTTATGGAATCAAACCGGATATGACCTGCCTGGGAAAAATCATTGGAGGCGGATTACCTGTCGGAGCTTTTGGCGGACGGCGAGAAATTATGGATGTGGTCGCTCCCATTGGCCCCGTGTATCAAGCAGGCACTTTGTCTGGCAATCCGTTGGCCGTGACTGCCGGATTGACGACACTGCGCCTGCTCAAATCTCTGAATCCATATCCACAGCTTGAGCGCGCAACAGCAAAGTTGGTTGATGGAATGGCCAAGGCTGCAAAGGAAGCCGGCGTTTCAACCGTCAATAATCGCACGGGCTCGATGTTCACCTGCTTCTTCACTTCAGAACCTGTGACTGACTGGCCAACAGCAAGTCAAAGCAACCGGGAAACTTTTGCAAAATTTTTTCACGAAATGTTGGAACTCGGAGTTTACCTTGCGCCCTCGCAATTTGAAGCTGGTTTTGTCTCCATCGCCCACACAGATGACCTGATTGACCAGACAGTGAACGCGACAAGGAAAGCTTTGACGAAGCTATGA
- a CDS encoding RHS repeat protein, with translation MLIGRVIGLPGQNCGSVGTSYTDTLTRLTFTAGDGTEYQLRDTSSNNGNSATTTWSYCDVGYAPNRGKVFVTDDGSAVTFVSDSDIYDAYNGGVTERIYPSGYLMLPDGSRYRIDDGYVTWIRDRNGNKISFTYGWGGVATITDSLNRVINIGYGDDPATSYNDHDEITWKGYGGTTRTIKIYFSQMSSAMRSGDSVQTYYTLFPDLNGASSSTTFNPTKIASSVELPNGKSYSFKYNRYGELARVELPTGGAIEYDYEAGISGGATSGAYGGNGAYIGKQVYRRVVERRVYKDSGSTYEHRTLISKAEDSSGGNLGYVDVETKNYSGTTLTKERHYFHGSAKVPTAQLPYDYSQWKDGKEWKTEAQNTSGTAIKTTENTWQQPASGYTWPLTSAESSDSVRANNPKITQTLSTLNETSQVAKQTFAYDAHFNQTDVYEFDYGSSSPPSYATRHTKTDYLTTNSVNSINNAGPIGSAYASSDYHIRNLPAKQYVYSVNTSNGTETKIAQTEYEYDKYDTSTYHANLVARSGISGLDSGYASTSTVARGNVTKTTSYSDAAGLTGAVSTHQQYDVAGNVVVAIDARGKSTTFDYSDRYGAPSGEARANSAPSELSSVSQTSFAFPTKITNALSHEVYTQFDYYLGKVVDREDANGVVSSASYSDTLDRPTQVIRASTASPSDSNKSQTTFAYDDTNKIITTTSDQSSYDDNALKGQILYDGLGRTTETRSYENSTDYIIVNQTYDALGRQYQVSNPYRTGDTAVWTTTAYDALGRVISVATPDTATVSTAYDGARVLVTDQAGKQRISQSDAFGRLTNVWEVTASDSATESVSFPGYSGITDGYLTKYVYDALDNLTTVTQQIGTSGTTQTRTFVYDSLKRLTSATNPESGATSYVYDENGNLTEKTDARTTKTTLVYDDLNRPTSKTYSGTTTEGTDAANATAPVYFKYDSQTLPTGAPSGFDRGKAIGRLVAVTYGSSTTSVGTYYGYDSLGRVLRRTQQIGSSSNNYAVQATYDLSGAMTGGTYPSTRTTTYTYDQAGRLSTFSGTLGDGTSRTYANVTQYSAAGLKERESYGTGSNGMTTPLYLKLHYNKRQQLVDLRLGSVNDEWNWNRGLQTFYYGTDAITNWNPFADDDDNNGNVRRALHYVPTAVDGSGDVTTYVIPQLHDYSYDALNRISGMLEWQLDGSGNWQSNVVTQNYGYDRFGNRGITSATGGVNSYNPSYTASTNRISSLTYDSAGNITYDAASGGTMTYDADNHMVTASSGGTYVYDGEGKRVKRTASSQEWWYVYGIGGELIAEYLSTATTTVKEEYGYRGGRLLVLWDADKSGDERLKWLVTDHLGSTRMEADKSGSLAAMVRHDYLPFGEELAAGIRGSGYGYVSTNVRQKFGSKERDTETGLDFFEARYYANTQGRFTSSDPILIAKQKLLDPQQWDMYSYTRNNPIRFTDPTGKYVCADNKVCEQFEKARQKALKSKDADVVRAAAAYGDPSKKKGDSGDNGVYVSFSDNLKGDRAGTVSRRDTGIEQDSKSPNGLRATVNVTIKSDQASNEEVIVHEGSHVADRQDFVNAIGLDGNMDKANALNITLRESEIRAYKLSISYAQRGNQTLNFGPCGLMQECKFPPAMMPALRDQRIDDLLNSQYTNLNTVIFPELKKP, from the coding sequence GTGTTGATTGGCAGAGTCATCGGATTACCCGGACAAAACTGCGGCAGCGTCGGCACTTCTTATACCGACACGCTCACCCGCCTGACTTTCACCGCCGGGGATGGAACGGAGTATCAATTGCGTGATACATCCTCGAACAATGGCAATTCAGCAACGACGACCTGGAGCTATTGCGATGTGGGCTATGCGCCGAACCGCGGAAAGGTTTTTGTCACGGATGATGGTTCGGCTGTGACGTTCGTCTCTGACAGCGATATTTACGACGCCTATAACGGTGGCGTAACCGAGCGCATTTATCCTTCCGGCTACCTGATGCTGCCTGATGGCAGCCGTTACCGAATTGACGATGGGTATGTAACCTGGATTCGTGACCGCAACGGCAACAAGATCAGCTTCACGTATGGTTGGGGTGGCGTCGCCACCATTACCGATTCACTCAACCGAGTCATCAACATCGGCTACGGCGACGATCCGGCGACTTCCTACAACGATCACGACGAAATCACCTGGAAAGGCTACGGCGGAACGACCCGAACCATCAAAATCTACTTCAGTCAGATGAGCAGTGCGATGCGTTCCGGCGATTCGGTTCAGACGTATTACACGCTGTTTCCTGATTTGAATGGCGCCAGCAGCAGCACAACTTTCAACCCGACCAAGATCGCGTCTTCGGTCGAACTGCCGAATGGGAAGAGCTATTCCTTCAAATACAACCGCTACGGCGAACTGGCGCGCGTCGAACTGCCGACCGGCGGCGCGATTGAATACGATTACGAAGCGGGAATTTCCGGCGGCGCAACCAGCGGCGCTTATGGTGGCAACGGAGCCTACATCGGCAAACAGGTCTATCGCCGCGTGGTCGAACGGCGCGTGTACAAGGACAGCGGTTCGACTTACGAACACAGAACCCTGATCAGCAAGGCGGAAGATTCCAGCGGCGGCAATCTTGGCTATGTGGATGTGGAAACGAAAAACTATTCGGGAACTACGCTGACCAAAGAGCGGCATTACTTCCACGGTTCGGCCAAAGTGCCGACCGCACAACTGCCGTACGATTACTCTCAGTGGAAAGATGGCAAGGAATGGAAAACCGAGGCGCAGAACACCAGCGGCACGGCAATCAAAACCACTGAAAACACCTGGCAGCAACCGGCGTCGGGTTACACCTGGCCGCTGACTTCAGCGGAAAGCAGCGACAGCGTCCGGGCGAACAATCCGAAGATTACGCAAACGCTCTCGACGCTCAACGAAACCAGCCAGGTCGCCAAACAGACCTTCGCTTACGATGCGCATTTCAACCAGACGGACGTTTATGAATTCGATTACGGCTCCAGTTCGCCGCCGAGCTACGCCACTCGTCATACCAAGACGGACTATCTGACTACGAATTCAGTCAACAGCATCAATAACGCGGGACCGATTGGGTCGGCCTACGCTTCCAGCGATTACCACATCCGCAACTTACCTGCGAAGCAGTATGTTTACTCCGTCAACACCAGCAATGGCACGGAAACGAAAATCGCGCAGACCGAATACGAATACGACAAATACGACACCAGCACGTATCACGCCAATCTGGTCGCACGCTCCGGCATCAGCGGATTAGATAGCGGCTATGCCAGCACCAGCACCGTCGCGCGCGGCAACGTCACCAAAACGACCAGTTATTCCGACGCAGCCGGATTGACCGGAGCCGTCAGTACGCATCAGCAATATGACGTAGCCGGAAATGTCGTAGTGGCGATTGATGCGCGCGGCAAATCCACTACGTTTGATTACAGTGACCGGTACGGCGCGCCCAGCGGCGAAGCTCGCGCCAACAGTGCGCCCAGCGAATTGAGTTCGGTCAGCCAGACGAGCTTCGCCTTCCCGACCAAAATCACTAACGCCCTGAGTCACGAGGTGTATACGCAATTTGATTATTACCTGGGCAAGGTTGTAGATCGCGAAGACGCCAACGGCGTAGTGTCGAGCGCTTCGTACAGCGATACACTCGACCGCCCGACGCAGGTCATTCGGGCAAGCACGGCCAGCCCTTCGGATTCAAACAAGAGCCAGACGACCTTTGCTTACGACGATACGAACAAGATCATCACGACCACCAGCGACCAGAGCAGTTACGACGACAACGCGCTGAAAGGGCAGATTCTGTACGACGGACTTGGGCGAACGACCGAAACGCGCAGCTACGAAAACTCTACGGATTACATCATCGTCAATCAGACCTACGACGCATTGGGGCGACAATATCAGGTCTCGAATCCGTACCGAACAGGCGACACAGCAGTTTGGACGACGACCGCTTACGATGCCTTGGGCCGAGTGATTTCCGTGGCCACGCCTGACACCGCGACCGTCAGCACGGCTTACGATGGCGCGCGCGTGCTGGTTACAGATCAGGCGGGCAAACAGCGCATCAGCCAGAGCGATGCGTTTGGGCGATTAACAAATGTTTGGGAAGTGACGGCTTCGGATTCGGCGACTGAATCCGTTTCCTTCCCCGGCTATTCCGGCATCACGGATGGGTACCTGACGAAGTACGTTTACGACGCGCTGGATAATTTGACGACGGTGACGCAACAAATCGGCACTAGCGGCACGACGCAAACGCGGACGTTCGTCTACGATTCGCTGAAACGGCTGACTTCGGCAACGAATCCGGAAAGCGGCGCGACCAGTTATGTGTATGACGAAAACGGAAACTTGACTGAAAAGACCGATGCCCGAACGACAAAGACGACGCTGGTTTACGACGATCTGAACCGCCCGACCTCCAAAACCTACTCCGGCACAACCACCGAAGGAACAGACGCCGCCAACGCTACAGCGCCCGTCTATTTCAAGTATGACAGCCAGACGCTGCCGACCGGCGCGCCATCGGGCTTTGATCGCGGCAAAGCCATCGGACGATTGGTGGCGGTGACCTACGGCAGCAGCACAACCAGCGTCGGCACGTATTATGGCTACGATTCGCTGGGAAGAGTGCTGCGGCGAACGCAGCAGATTGGCTCGTCCAGCAACAACTACGCGGTGCAGGCGACCTATGACCTTTCGGGCGCGATGACCGGCGGGACCTATCCTTCGACGCGAACGACGACGTACACATACGATCAAGCGGGGCGGTTGAGCACGTTCAGCGGAACGCTGGGTGATGGCACATCGCGGACGTATGCCAACGTCACGCAGTACAGCGCGGCGGGACTGAAGGAGCGGGAGAGTTACGGCACGGGATCGAACGGAATGACCACGCCGCTTTACCTGAAGCTGCATTACAACAAACGGCAGCAGTTGGTGGATTTGCGATTGGGCAGCGTCAATGACGAATGGAACTGGAACCGGGGCTTGCAGACGTTTTATTACGGAACGGACGCGATCACCAATTGGAATCCGTTTGCGGATGACGACGACAACAACGGGAACGTCCGGCGCGCGCTGCATTACGTGCCGACGGCGGTGGACGGCAGCGGCGACGTGACGACTTACGTGATTCCGCAGCTTCACGATTACAGCTACGACGCGCTAAACCGGATCAGCGGCATGCTGGAATGGCAGTTGGATGGGAGCGGAAACTGGCAATCGAACGTAGTGACGCAGAATTACGGCTACGACCGGTTCGGCAATCGCGGGATCACCAGCGCGACGGGCGGCGTGAACAGTTACAACCCAAGCTACACGGCAAGCACGAACCGGATCAGCAGCCTGACGTATGATTCGGCGGGCAACATCACCTACGACGCGGCGAGCGGCGGGACGATGACCTACGACGCGGATAACCACATGGTAACAGCCTCGAGCGGCGGAACGTACGTCTACGACGGCGAAGGCAAGCGCGTGAAGCGAACCGCATCGAGCCAGGAATGGTGGTACGTGTATGGCATCGGTGGAGAATTGATTGCAGAATACCTCTCTACCGCAACGACAACGGTGAAGGAGGAATACGGCTACCGAGGCGGGCGGTTGCTGGTGCTATGGGACGCGGACAAGAGCGGAGACGAGCGATTGAAGTGGCTGGTGACGGATCATCTGGGTTCGACGCGAATGGAAGCGGACAAGTCCGGGAGCTTGGCGGCGATGGTGCGGCACGATTACCTGCCATTCGGAGAAGAGTTGGCGGCAGGAATTCGCGGGAGCGGGTATGGATATGTCAGCACGAATGTCCGGCAGAAGTTTGGGTCGAAAGAACGTGATACGGAAACTGGACTGGATTTCTTCGAGGCTAGATACTATGCAAACACGCAAGGACGCTTTACTTCGAGTGATCCGATTCTGATCGCAAAGCAAAAGTTGCTTGATCCCCAACAGTGGGATATGTACTCATACACCCGCAACAATCCGATTCGCTTCACTGACCCAACAGGAAAGTATGTTTGCGCAGACAATAAAGTATGCGAACAATTTGAAAAAGCCAGACAGAAGGCTTTGAAGTCAAAAGATGCAGATGTAGTACGAGCGGCTGCTGCTTACGGCGATCCTTCAAAAAAGAAGGGGGACAGCGGGGACAACGGAGTCTATGTGAGCTTCTCGGACAACCTGAAGGGCGATCGTGCCGGAACTGTCTCACGACGTGATACAGGAATTGAACAGGACTCCAAGAGTCCTAATGGATTGAGAGCCACAGTAAACGTCACGATAAAGAGTGATCAAGCTAGCAATGAGGAAGTTATTGTTCACGAGGGTAGCCACGTCGCAGATAGGCAGGATTTTGTGAATGCAATAGGTTTGGATGGGAATATGGACAAGGCAAACGCTCTGAATATAACACTGCGAGAAAGTGAAATAAGAGCCTACAAACTCTCGATTTCCTACGCGCAGCGAGGCAACCAGACTTTGAATTTTGGCCCTTGCGGACTAATGCAAGAATGTAAGTTTCCGCCTGCGATGATGCCAGCATTGCGTGACCAACGTATAGACGACCTATTAAATTCTCAATACACTAACTTAAATACAGTTATCTTTCCGGAGCTTAAGAAACCATGA
- a CDS encoding RHS repeat protein: MRSFVYDSLKRLISATNLESGSTSQSYDANGNLLEKTDARTTKTTLVYDDLNRPTSKTYSGTTTEGTNAASATAPVYFKYDSQTLPSGAPSGFDRGKAVGRLVAVTYGSSTTSVGTYYGYDSLGRVLRRTQQIGSSSNNYAVQATYDLSGAMTGGTYPSTHTTSYSYNQAGQLSGFSGTLGDGTSRTYASVT, translated from the coding sequence ATGCGGAGCTTCGTCTATGATTCGCTAAAGCGGCTGATTTCTGCCACCAATCTGGAAAGTGGCTCGACCAGCCAAAGCTACGACGCCAACGGGAACCTGCTGGAAAAGACCGATGCCCGGACGACGAAGACGACGTTGGTTTACGACGATCTGAACCGCCCGACTTCCAAGACCTACTCCGGCACGACAACCGAAGGCACTAACGCAGCCAGCGCTACAGCACCTGTCTACTTTAAGTACGACAGCCAGACGCTGCCGAGCGGAGCGCCGTCGGGCTTCGATCGCGGGAAAGCGGTCGGGCGCTTGGTGGCGGTGACTTACGGCAGCAGCACGACCAGTGTCGGCACGTATTACGGCTACGATTCGCTGGGCCGGGTGTTGCGGCGGACGCAGCAGATCGGTTCGTCCAGCAATAACTACGCGGTGCAGGCGACTTACGATCTGTCCGGCGCGATGACCGGCGGAACCTATCCTTCGACGCATACGACCAGTTACAGCTACAATCAGGCAGGCCAATTGAGCGGCTTCAGCGGAACGTTGGGCGACGGCACGTCGCGGACGTATGCTTCCGTCACGTAG
- the rlmB gene encoding 23S rRNA (guanosine(2251)-2'-O)-methyltransferase RlmB has protein sequence MNHIYGLSPVLEALRARRRPIRKILIASGANPSRLKELTEAARRAGVSIETRERRELDELTRHANHQGVVALAMAPDNAQKRHSGYVEADAILESLSERPLLVLLDGIEDPHNLGAILRTCEGAGVDCVFIPEHRAAGLNETVAKTSAGAVEYVRVARVTNLVRLIEDLKERSIWVVGVEGGAETTYTEFDFNVPLALVMGSEGKGIRRLVRENCDAVVSIPMVGQLNSLNVSVAAGVVLFEVLRQRQTNPNQSISTSS, from the coding sequence ATGAATCACATTTACGGATTATCGCCCGTGCTGGAAGCGTTGCGCGCGCGGCGGCGACCGATCCGAAAAATCCTGATCGCCAGCGGAGCCAATCCTTCGCGGCTGAAAGAACTGACCGAAGCTGCCAGGCGCGCAGGCGTCAGCATTGAAACGCGCGAGCGTCGTGAGTTGGACGAGTTGACTCGCCACGCCAACCACCAAGGCGTCGTCGCCCTGGCGATGGCTCCTGACAATGCACAAAAGCGACATTCCGGTTACGTCGAAGCCGATGCGATTCTGGAAAGTTTGAGCGAACGCCCATTGCTGGTGTTGCTGGATGGAATTGAAGACCCACACAACCTGGGCGCGATTTTACGAACTTGTGAAGGCGCGGGTGTGGACTGCGTGTTCATCCCCGAACATCGTGCCGCCGGGTTGAATGAAACCGTCGCCAAAACTTCGGCGGGCGCGGTCGAATACGTCCGCGTCGCGCGTGTCACGAATCTGGTTCGATTGATCGAAGACCTGAAGGAACGCAGCATCTGGGTGGTCGGCGTAGAAGGCGGAGCGGAAACCACCTACACGGAGTTTGATTTCAACGTCCCACTGGCGTTGGTGATGGGCAGCGAAGGCAAAGGCATTCGGCGACTGGTGCGCGAAAACTGCGATGCAGTTGTATCCATTCCAATGGTTGGACAACTGAATTCGCTGAACGTCAGCGTGGCAGCGGGTGTGGTGTTGTTTGAAGTTCTGCGGCAACGACAAACTAACCCTAACCAGAGCATCTCCACATCGTCATAA
- a CDS encoding sigma 54-interacting transcriptional regulator, which translates to MTNPRLIVLAGPLKGKVFNLAEEEVLFGRESSSRISLADLSTSRRHCRIRHESDAYVLTDLESFNGTFVNGLPVKERPLEHGDRIAVGNSHFLFLLHDKETVSDSGKVQLDEGENLTSDTVRIRQEDLLLLQPERQSSLPPKARLVADLNALLKISRTINSIRSLEELQRQLLELIFEVVPAQRGAILLTDGKSKLDEFASTFGWDRQAGAQTTVRISRAILNQVLSDGEAILSNNILENEAFGENESLMVSQTRALLAVPILLMNRKLGAIYLSTSDAAAKFDEDHLQLVSAIAGIAAVALENVRQLEWLENENQRLTDEINIERSMVGEGKRMRDVYQFIAKVAPTDSTVLIRGESGTGKELAAHSIHQNSPRSRKPFVAINCAALTETLLESELFGHEKGAFTGAIAQKKGKFEVADGGTIFLDELGEMSLVLQAKLLRVLQEQEFERVGGTRPIKVDVRLIAATNRDLEASIKDGSFRQDLYYRLNVVSLKLPPLRERREDIPLLASYFATRCAARCKRQVRGIAPDARALLTAYAWPGNVRELENAIERAVVLGSTDLIRPEDLPEAILETEADTSTTSVSIANYHETIKETKKQLILKAIAEADGNITEAARLLGVQANYLHRLISNLNLRAALKR; encoded by the coding sequence ATGACAAATCCACGATTGATTGTTTTGGCTGGTCCATTGAAGGGCAAGGTTTTCAATCTTGCCGAAGAAGAGGTGTTGTTTGGCCGCGAATCTTCCAGCCGTATTTCCCTGGCGGATCTTTCGACTTCGCGGCGGCATTGCCGCATTCGGCACGAATCGGATGCTTATGTGCTGACTGACCTGGAAAGTTTCAATGGAACTTTCGTCAATGGCTTGCCGGTTAAGGAACGCCCCCTGGAACACGGCGACCGCATTGCCGTTGGCAACTCGCATTTTCTGTTTTTGCTTCACGACAAAGAAACTGTCTCGGATTCCGGGAAGGTGCAATTGGATGAAGGGGAGAATCTGACTTCGGACACTGTGCGGATTCGACAGGAAGATTTGCTGCTGCTGCAACCGGAACGACAGTCTTCTTTACCGCCGAAAGCCCGACTGGTCGCTGATTTGAATGCACTGTTGAAAATCAGCCGGACGATTAATTCCATCCGCAGCCTGGAGGAGTTGCAGCGACAATTGCTGGAATTGATTTTTGAAGTAGTCCCCGCACAGCGCGGCGCCATTTTGTTGACGGACGGCAAATCAAAGCTGGATGAATTCGCTTCGACCTTTGGCTGGGATCGCCAAGCCGGAGCGCAAACCACCGTCCGCATCAGCCGGGCGATTCTCAATCAAGTGTTGAGCGATGGCGAAGCCATTTTGAGCAACAACATTTTGGAAAATGAAGCCTTCGGTGAAAACGAAAGTTTGATGGTTTCGCAAACACGCGCTTTGTTGGCGGTGCCGATTTTATTGATGAATCGGAAGCTCGGCGCGATTTACCTGAGCACCAGCGATGCGGCGGCAAAATTTGATGAAGATCATCTGCAACTGGTTTCGGCCATCGCCGGGATTGCGGCAGTGGCGTTGGAAAACGTTCGCCAACTGGAATGGTTGGAAAATGAAAACCAGCGGCTGACCGACGAAATCAACATCGAACGCAGCATGGTCGGCGAAGGCAAGCGCATGCGCGATGTGTATCAATTCATCGCCAAAGTCGCGCCGACCGATTCCACCGTGTTGATTCGCGGCGAAAGCGGAACCGGCAAAGAGCTTGCCGCTCATTCAATTCATCAAAACAGCCCTCGTTCGCGCAAACCTTTTGTGGCCATCAACTGCGCTGCGTTGACGGAAACCCTGCTGGAAAGCGAGTTGTTCGGTCACGAGAAAGGCGCATTTACCGGAGCCATTGCGCAAAAGAAAGGGAAGTTTGAGGTCGCCGATGGCGGAACCATCTTCCTGGACGAGTTGGGCGAAATGTCGTTGGTGTTGCAGGCCAAGTTGCTGCGCGTGTTGCAGGAGCAGGAATTTGAACGCGTCGGCGGGACTCGTCCGATCAAGGTGGATGTGCGATTGATCGCCGCCACCAATCGCGACCTGGAAGCTTCGATCAAGGATGGATCTTTCCGTCAGGATTTGTATTACCGGCTGAACGTCGTTTCGTTGAAATTGCCGCCGTTGCGCGAACGTCGTGAAGACATTCCGTTGCTGGCCAGTTACTTTGCGACTCGATGCGCCGCCAGATGCAAACGTCAGGTGCGTGGAATTGCGCCGGACGCGCGCGCGTTGCTGACGGCATACGCTTGGCCGGGCAATGTTCGCGAACTGGAAAACGCCATCGAACGCGCAGTCGTGCTCGGTTCCACCGATCTGATTCGCCCGGAAGATTTGCCGGAAGCAATTTTGGAAACGGAAGCCGACACTTCCACGACAAGTGTTTCCATCGCCAATTACCACGAAACGATCAAGGAAACGAAAAAACAATTGATTCTCAAAGCCATTGCTGAAGCTGATGGCAACATCACGGAGGCCGCGCGACTGCTTGGCGTTCAGGCGAATTACCTGCATAGGTTAATCAGCAATCTCAATTTGAGAGCGGCGCTGAAGCGATGA